A DNA window from Theobroma cacao cultivar B97-61/B2 chromosome 5, Criollo_cocoa_genome_V2, whole genome shotgun sequence contains the following coding sequences:
- the LOC18597774 gene encoding DUF724 domain-containing protein 6, translated as MAVFCKGDEVEVCSNEEGFLGSYIEAKVISRLKDSRYKVHDKNLVEEEDQSRPLVEIVTADEVRPLPPRTAREATRIFTYSGRGDAFHNDGWRRVGRITGEEGFKYWVYFPLTREEIEFPPSQLRIHLEWCNGV; from the coding sequence ATGGCGGTATTTTGCAAAGGCGATGAGGTTGAAGTATGCAGCAACGAGGAAGGCTTCCTGGGGTCATACATCGAAGCCAAGGTGATATCGCGACTGAAGGACAGCCGTTACAAGGTCCATGACAAGAATCTGGTCGAAGAGGAAGATCAATCTCGGCCCCTGGTTGAGATAGTTACTGCTGACGAGGTCCGACCACTGCCACCAAGAACCGCAAGGGAAGCCACTCGGATTTTCACTTACTCCGGTAGAGGGGATGCATTCCACAATGATGGTTGGCGGCGGGTTGGGAGGATTACCGGGGAAGAAGGGTTCAAGTATTGGGTCTATTTTCCTCTCACCAGGGAGGAGATCGAGTTTCCTCCTTCTCAGTTGAGAATTCATTTGGAATGGTGCAATGGCGTGTGA